One region of Zingiber officinale cultivar Zhangliang chromosome 7B, Zo_v1.1, whole genome shotgun sequence genomic DNA includes:
- the LOC122006009 gene encoding WRKY transcription factor 23-like isoform X1 — protein sequence MSGSGRELFFSDAGAYDYSSLHDDRDPLSLFMSFDDDYFYEALGSQSSSFTESGHEKLNLAADHVAAPSSPAPSRNLPASSSFSLDPVKESGEKPVQEGKAAAGEAAANILDDDKDKPNKVLYNYRKKGEKRPRAARFAFITRSDVDHLEDGYRWRKYGQKAVKNSPFPRSYYRCTSQKCMVKKMVERSHQDPTIVITTYEGRHTHLSPTPTSQVGTGAVRMPPGMTLFPAPASITGECLQWHAPNNLREY from the exons ATGTCGGGATCCGGAAGAGAACTCTTCTTCTCCGATGCCGGTGCCTACGACTATTCCTCACTTCACGATGATAGAGATCCTCTTTCACTCTTCATGAGCTTCGACGACGACTACTTCTATGAAGCTCTTGGCTCACAGAGCAGCAGCTTCACTGAGTCAGGTCATGAAAAGCTTAATTTAGCAGCTGATCACGTTGCCGCTCCATCCTCTCCGGCACCGTCTAGGAATTTGCcggcttcctcctccttctcccttgATCCAGTGAAAGAATCAGGTGAGAAACCAGTGCAAGAGGGTAAAGCAGCTGCTGGTGAAGCAGCAGCAAATATTCTTGACGACGACAAGGACAAACCTAATAAAGTACT TTATAATTACAGGAAGAAAGGAGAGAAGAGACCAAGGGCAGCTAGGTTTGCCTTCATCACCAGAAGTGATGTGGATCATCTGGAAGATGGCTACAGATGGAGAAAGTATGGCCAGAAAGCAGTCAAAAACAGTCCTTTTCCAAG AAGCTACTATAGGTGTACCTCTCAGAAGTGCATGGTGAAGAAAATGGTGGAGAGGTCACACCAAGACCCGACCATTGTGATCACAACCTACGAAGGCAGACACACTCACCTGAGCCCTACTCCTACTTCCCAAGTGGGAACCGGTGCAGTGAGAATGCCACCGGGGATGACACTATTTCCGGCCCCGGCCTCGATAACCGGAGAATGCCTCCAGTGGCATGCACCAAACAACCTCCGTGAGTATTAG
- the LOC122006009 gene encoding WRKY transcription factor 23-like isoform X2 has translation MSGSGRELFFSDAGAYDYSSLHDDRDPLSLFMSFDDDYFYEALGSQSSSFTESGHEKLNLAADHVAAPSSPAPSRNLPASSSFSLDPVKESGEKPVQEGKAAAGEAAANILDDDKDKPNKVLKKGEKRPRAARFAFITRSDVDHLEDGYRWRKYGQKAVKNSPFPRSYYRCTSQKCMVKKMVERSHQDPTIVITTYEGRHTHLSPTPTSQVGTGAVRMPPGMTLFPAPASITGECLQWHAPNNLREY, from the exons ATGTCGGGATCCGGAAGAGAACTCTTCTTCTCCGATGCCGGTGCCTACGACTATTCCTCACTTCACGATGATAGAGATCCTCTTTCACTCTTCATGAGCTTCGACGACGACTACTTCTATGAAGCTCTTGGCTCACAGAGCAGCAGCTTCACTGAGTCAGGTCATGAAAAGCTTAATTTAGCAGCTGATCACGTTGCCGCTCCATCCTCTCCGGCACCGTCTAGGAATTTGCcggcttcctcctccttctcccttgATCCAGTGAAAGAATCAGGTGAGAAACCAGTGCAAGAGGGTAAAGCAGCTGCTGGTGAAGCAGCAGCAAATATTCTTGACGACGACAAGGACAAACCTAATAAAGTACT GAAGAAAGGAGAGAAGAGACCAAGGGCAGCTAGGTTTGCCTTCATCACCAGAAGTGATGTGGATCATCTGGAAGATGGCTACAGATGGAGAAAGTATGGCCAGAAAGCAGTCAAAAACAGTCCTTTTCCAAG AAGCTACTATAGGTGTACCTCTCAGAAGTGCATGGTGAAGAAAATGGTGGAGAGGTCACACCAAGACCCGACCATTGTGATCACAACCTACGAAGGCAGACACACTCACCTGAGCCCTACTCCTACTTCCCAAGTGGGAACCGGTGCAGTGAGAATGCCACCGGGGATGACACTATTTCCGGCCCCGGCCTCGATAACCGGAGAATGCCTCCAGTGGCATGCACCAAACAACCTCCGTGAGTATTAG